The Coffea arabica cultivar ET-39 chromosome 8e, Coffea Arabica ET-39 HiFi, whole genome shotgun sequence genome window below encodes:
- the LOC113703445 gene encoding putative pentatricopeptide repeat-containing protein At1g10330 yields the protein MPKPQAKIHAPQFLLNALQRFIKNSKKIKQIHSLLTTNGNLLITSGWTNTLLYNCLIRAYLSLSQPQTTLILFRHMLAHTAPPNNLTFPSLIKAAASLLPAYASLVGRPLRAQTLKRGVSDDPFVQTSFISLYAHLGDLDGARKVFDEILQPCVVSCNAMLDAFGKCGNMDSAVLMFSGMSRRDVFSWTSVISGYARNGRFGEAMGIFGKMMVDEDVSVGVLKPNEATFVTVLSCCANFEGGRALYHGKQIHGYMVKNENKLSVFMGTALIAFYGKMGCFNYANKLFGRMMVTEVCTWNAMISSLALNGREKDALDMFIRMRTGGLCPNEVTFVGVLSACARAKLVDLGLEFFHSMQRQFGIVPRMEHYGCVVDLLGRAGLLREAYEFMERMPFEADASVLGALLGACRIHGATDLANEVGLRLFKLQPQHCGRYVQLSSIYAGAERWDNAAALRKLMADAGIHKIPAYSTIHQQ from the coding sequence ATGCCAAAGCCTCAGGCCAAGATACACGCCCCTCAGTTCCTCCTCAATGCTCTTCAACGTTTCATCAAAAACTCGAAAAAGATCAAACAAATTCATTCCCTTTTAACTACCAATGGTAACCTCCTCATCACTTCTGGATGGACCAACACACTTCTTTACAACTGCCTCATCAGAGCCTATCTCAGCCTTTCCCAACCACAAACAACACTCATTCTCTTCCGCCACATGCTCGCTCACACTGCCCCGCCCAATAATCTCACTTTCCCTTCACTCATCAAAGCGGCCGCGTCCCTCTTGCCTGCATATGCTTCCCTCGTGGGGCGACCACTCCGAGCTCAAACTCTCAAAAGAGGGGTCTCAGATGACCCTTTTGTGCAAACTTCTTTCATTTCTCTGTATGCACATTTGGGTGATCTTGATGGAGCACGTAAGGTGTTTGATGAAATTCTCCAACCGTGCGTTGTTTCATGTAATGCCATGCTTGATGCTTTTGGGAAGTGTGGGAACATGGATTCGGCGGTTTTGATGTTTTCGGGAATGTCTAGAAGAGATGTTTTTTCCTGGACGAGCGTAATCAGTGGCTACGCTAGGAATGGGCGATTTGGGGAGGCAATGGGGATTTTTGGGAAAATGATGGTGGATGAGGACGTTAGTGTTGGGGTTTTGAAGCCTAATGAAGCTACCTTTGTTACTGTTCTATCTTGCTGTGCAAATTTTGAGGGCGGTAGAGCTTTGTATCATGGGAAACAAATACATGGATATATGGTCAAGAATGAGAATAAATTGAGTGTTTTCATGGGAACAGCATTGATCGCATTCTATGGAAAAATGGGATGTTTTAATTATGCTAATAAATTATTTGGCAGGATGATGGTTACGGAGGTTTGCACTTGGAATGCTATGATTTCTTCACTTGCTTTGAATGGTAGGGAGAAGGATGCCTTAGATATGTTTATCAGGATGAGGACTGGAGGACTTTGCCCAAACGAAGTTACTTTTGTTGGTGTATTATCTGCATGTGCTCGCGCCAAGCTTGTGGACTTGGGTTTGGAGTTCTTCCATTCAATGCAAAGACAGTTTGGCATTGTTCCCAGGATGGAGCACTATGGTTGTGTGGTTGATCTCCTGGGAAGAGCTGGATTGCTCAGGGAAGCATATGAATTTATGGAAAGGATGCCTTTTGAGGCTGATGCATCTGTTTTGGGAGCTCTTCTTGGTGCTTGTAGAATACATGGAGCCACAGATTTGGCAAATGAAGTGGGACTGCGCCTTTTTAAGTTGCAGCCCCAACATTGTGGGAGGTATGTGCAATTGTCAAGCATTTATGCTGGGGCAGAGAGATGGGATAACGCTGCTGCCTTGAGGAAACTAATGGCGGATGCTGGAATTCACAAGATTCCTGCCTATAGCACGATTCACCAACAATGA